A window from Pseudomonas sp. Tri1 encodes these proteins:
- a CDS encoding polyurethanase, which translates to MGIYDYQNFNTTESKALVSDAMAIMLYSYHNLDHGFAAGYQHNGFGTGLPATLVTALLGGTDSQGVIPGVPWNPDSEKLALEALQKAGWTPISASQLGYAGKVDGRGTFFGEKAGYTTAQVEILGKYGADGQLKEIGVSFRGTSGPREHLISDSIGDVINDVMAALGPKDYAKNYVGEAFGNLLGDVAKFAQAHGLTGQDVLVSGHSLGGLAVNSLADLSASKWSGFYGSANYIAYASPTQSSTDKVLNIGYENDPVFRALDGSTFNLSSVGVHDTQQASATNNIVSFNDHYASATWNVLPFSILNIPTWISHLPTGYGDGMSRILDSAFYDLTEKDSTLIVANLSDPARGNTWVQDLNRNAETHTGSTFIIGSDKDDLIQGGRGSDYLEGRAGNDTFRDGGGYNVILGGQGSNSLQLQQSIKDFSFAHDGAGTLYVRDAQGGISMTRDIGTLVSKESGLLWGLFKDEVSHSVTANGLVTGGHLTAYASSVKGSAADDTLVARATGDWLFGQAGNDVLVGGAGNDSFVGGAGNDLMQSGGGNDTFIFNGEFGLDRISGYDAGDKLVFLGVEGAGAGYDYSQHMTQVGNDTVLKVGVSSVTLVGVGLGEVGGEGIVFA; encoded by the coding sequence ATGGGTATCTACGACTACCAGAACTTCAACACCACCGAGTCCAAAGCATTGGTCAGCGATGCAATGGCAATCATGCTGTATTCCTACCACAACCTCGACCATGGCTTTGCCGCCGGATACCAGCACAACGGTTTCGGCACTGGCCTGCCGGCGACCCTGGTCACCGCGCTGCTCGGCGGCACCGATTCCCAAGGGGTGATCCCTGGTGTGCCATGGAACCCAGACTCGGAAAAACTCGCCCTGGAGGCGTTGCAAAAGGCCGGTTGGACGCCGATCAGCGCCTCGCAACTGGGCTACGCTGGCAAGGTGGACGGACGGGGGACATTCTTCGGCGAGAAGGCCGGCTATACCACAGCGCAGGTGGAGATCCTTGGCAAGTACGGCGCCGACGGGCAACTGAAGGAAATCGGTGTGTCGTTTCGTGGCACCAGCGGCCCGCGCGAACACCTGATCAGCGACTCCATTGGCGATGTGATCAACGATGTGATGGCCGCGCTAGGGCCCAAGGATTACGCGAAAAACTACGTCGGCGAAGCCTTCGGCAATCTGCTCGGGGACGTCGCTAAATTCGCCCAGGCCCACGGCCTTACGGGCCAGGACGTGTTGGTCAGTGGTCACAGCCTGGGCGGGCTGGCGGTAAACAGCCTGGCAGACTTGAGCGCCAGTAAGTGGTCTGGTTTCTATGGCAGCGCCAACTACATTGCCTATGCCTCGCCGACCCAGAGCAGTACTGACAAGGTATTGAACATCGGCTATGAAAACGACCCGGTGTTCCGTGCGTTGGACGGCTCGACCTTCAACCTGTCGTCGGTGGGCGTGCACGATACACAACAGGCGTCGGCCACCAACAATATCGTCAGCTTCAACGACCACTACGCGTCGGCGACGTGGAACGTGCTGCCGTTTTCCATCCTCAATATTCCCACCTGGATTTCCCATCTGCCCACCGGCTACGGCGATGGCATGAGCCGGATCCTCGACTCAGCGTTCTACGACCTCACGGAAAAGGACTCCACCCTCATCGTCGCCAACCTGTCAGACCCGGCGCGTGGTAACACCTGGGTGCAGGACCTCAACCGCAACGCCGAAACCCACACCGGCAGCACCTTCATCATTGGCAGCGACAAGGATGATCTGATCCAGGGCGGTCGAGGCAGCGACTACCTGGAAGGCCGCGCCGGCAACGATACCTTTCGCGATGGCGGTGGCTACAACGTGATATTGGGCGGGCAGGGCAGCAATAGCCTGCAACTGCAGCAATCGATAAAGGACTTCAGCTTCGCCCACGACGGTGCGGGGACGCTGTATGTCCGCGATGCCCAGGGTGGGATCAGCATGACGCGGGATATCGGCACGCTGGTCAGCAAAGAGTCCGGTTTGCTGTGGGGATTGTTCAAGGATGAAGTGAGTCACAGCGTGACAGCCAACGGTTTGGTCACCGGCGGCCACCTGACGGCGTATGCGTCATCAGTCAAAGGCAGCGCGGCTGACGATACGCTGGTGGCGCGGGCTACGGGCGATTGGTTGTTCGGCCAGGCTGGCAACGATGTGCTGGTGGGCGGAGCGGGTAACGATAGTTTCGTCGGCGGTGCGGGCAATGACCTGATGCAGTCGGGGGGTGGCAACGACACATTTATCTTCAATGGCGAGTTCGGCCTGGACCGGATCAGCGGTTATGATGCCGGCGACAAACTGGTGTTCCTCGGTGTCGAGGGGGCTGGGGCGGGGTATGACTACAGCCAGCACATGACCCAAGTGGGCAACGACACCGTGCTCAAGGTCGGTGTCAGTTCCGTGACCCTGGTGGGTGTTGGCCTGGGGGAGGTTGGAGGCGAGGGCATCGTGTTCGCCTGA